In the genome of Croceimicrobium hydrocarbonivorans, one region contains:
- a CDS encoding YifB family Mg chelatase-like AAA ATPase — translation MLVKTYSSAVLGVTATTITVETHTDQGVNFYLVGLPDSAVKESQHRIVAALRNNALKWPGFRITVNLAPADIRKEGSAYDLPIAIGVLAASQQRDFPDLQQYLILGELSLDGGLVPVKGVLASVLQARKEGFKSVILPEENAREAAMVSGIKVFGAANILQTVEHLSGEKPMEALRINIEDEFRKKAIEPSFDFSEVKGQSNVKRALEIAAAGAHNVLLIGPPGAGKTMLAKRMSGILPPMSMQEALETTKIHSVAGRLEKGQSLVAERPYRSPHHSISDVALVGGGGYPQPGEISLAHNGILFLDELPEFKRTVLEVMRQPMEDRKVTISRARFSVDFPASFMLVASMNPCPCGYFNHPSKDCVCAPGAVQKYLNRISGPLLDRIDLHVEVSPVSFDEIAKTEMAESSEAIRERVVKARELQNHRFEKSQGIYANAQMHSRQLREVCALDKSSRDLLKLAIERLNLSGRAYDRILKVARTIADLEGSSSIKADHVAEAVQYRSLDREAWVS, via the coding sequence ATGCTCGTAAAAACATATAGCAGTGCCGTGCTCGGTGTGACTGCTACAACCATAACCGTAGAGACTCATACGGATCAAGGAGTTAATTTTTATTTAGTGGGTTTACCCGATTCGGCGGTAAAGGAAAGTCAACATAGAATTGTGGCAGCCTTGCGAAATAATGCTTTGAAATGGCCCGGATTTCGAATTACGGTAAACCTTGCTCCGGCTGATATTCGAAAGGAGGGTTCTGCTTATGACTTGCCCATTGCAATAGGGGTGCTGGCGGCCTCGCAGCAAAGGGATTTTCCTGATTTACAGCAGTATTTAATACTTGGAGAGCTGTCTCTTGATGGTGGTCTGGTGCCGGTGAAAGGAGTTTTGGCATCGGTATTACAAGCGCGAAAGGAAGGCTTTAAGTCCGTTATTTTACCGGAAGAAAATGCACGAGAAGCGGCAATGGTTTCGGGGATAAAAGTATTTGGAGCCGCCAATATTTTGCAAACAGTCGAGCATTTAAGTGGTGAAAAGCCTATGGAGGCTTTGCGAATAAATATTGAAGATGAGTTTCGGAAAAAGGCTATTGAACCCAGTTTTGATTTTTCGGAAGTTAAGGGTCAATCTAATGTGAAACGCGCATTGGAAATAGCCGCAGCTGGAGCCCATAATGTGCTCTTAATTGGTCCACCAGGAGCAGGTAAAACCATGTTAGCCAAGAGGATGTCTGGAATTTTGCCTCCCATGAGTATGCAGGAAGCTCTGGAAACTACCAAGATACACTCCGTGGCCGGACGATTGGAGAAGGGGCAAAGTTTGGTGGCAGAGCGGCCTTATCGCAGTCCACATCATTCTATTTCTGATGTCGCTCTGGTAGGCGGCGGAGGATACCCGCAGCCGGGTGAGATCAGCTTGGCTCATAATGGGATTCTCTTCTTGGATGAATTGCCCGAATTTAAAAGAACAGTATTGGAGGTAATGCGGCAACCCATGGAAGATCGTAAAGTAACCATTTCCCGAGCTCGTTTTAGTGTTGACTTCCCGGCCTCTTTTATGTTGGTAGCTTCAATGAATCCCTGCCCCTGTGGCTATTTTAATCATCCCAGCAAAGATTGCGTATGTGCGCCGGGGGCGGTACAGAAATACCTCAATCGAATATCAGGGCCCCTTTTGGATCGAATTGACCTCCATGTAGAGGTAAGTCCCGTATCCTTTGACGAAATTGCAAAGACCGAAATGGCGGAAAGCAGTGAAGCCATACGTGAAAGAGTAGTAAAGGCTCGGGAACTCCAAAATCATCGCTTTGAAAAAAGCCAAGGAATTTATGCCAATGCACAAATGCACAGTCGGCAATTAAGAGAAGTATGTGCCTTGGACAAAAGCAGTCGGGATTTATTGAAATTGGCCATTGAAAGACTAAACCTTAGCGGTCGGGCTTATGATCGCATTTTAAAGGTGGCACGCACCATTGCGGATTTGGAAGGTTCCTCATCGATTAAAGCCGACCATGTAGCGGAGGCGGTACAGTATCGGAGCTTGGATCGGGAGGCTTGGGTGTCATAA
- the recA gene encoding recombinase RecA, which produces MSDDKSAKLKALKLTLDKLDKTYGKGAVMRMGDAAIEQIATIPSGSLGLDLALGVSGYPRGRIVEIYGPESSGKTTLTLHAIAEVQKQGGIAAFIDAEHAFDRVYAENLGIDTEELIISQPDNGEQALEIADNLIRSGAIDLIIIDSVAALTPKSEIEGEMGDSKMGLQARLMSQALRKLTGTISKTNCCCIFINQLREKIGVMFGNPETTTGGNALKFYSSVRLDIRRISQIKDSEGVTGNRARVKVVKNKVAPPFRQAEFDILYGKGISKVGEIIDLGVDHEIVKKSGSWFSYGDTKLGQGRDAVRQLLEDNPELADEIENKIKESLAAK; this is translated from the coding sequence ATGAGCGATGATAAAAGCGCCAAATTAAAGGCCCTAAAACTGACCCTCGATAAATTAGATAAAACATACGGTAAAGGTGCAGTGATGCGCATGGGTGATGCCGCGATTGAACAAATTGCCACCATCCCTTCCGGTTCTTTAGGTTTAGATTTAGCCCTGGGTGTTTCCGGATATCCACGTGGTAGGATTGTAGAAATTTACGGTCCTGAAAGCTCAGGTAAAACCACACTTACCTTACATGCCATTGCCGAAGTGCAAAAGCAAGGAGGTATCGCTGCTTTTATTGATGCGGAGCATGCCTTTGACCGGGTCTATGCAGAAAACTTAGGAATCGATACCGAAGAACTGATTATCTCCCAGCCCGATAATGGTGAGCAAGCTTTAGAAATTGCAGATAACCTTATCCGCTCCGGAGCCATTGATCTAATCATCATCGACTCAGTTGCCGCCTTAACCCCTAAAAGCGAAATTGAAGGTGAAATGGGTGACAGCAAAATGGGACTTCAAGCCCGATTAATGTCACAAGCCCTGCGTAAATTAACCGGTACCATTAGCAAGACCAATTGCTGCTGCATCTTCATTAACCAATTGCGCGAAAAGATCGGTGTGATGTTCGGTAACCCCGAAACCACTACCGGTGGTAATGCCCTTAAATTCTACTCTTCAGTACGTTTGGATATCCGTCGTATCTCTCAAATCAAAGATTCGGAAGGGGTAACCGGAAACCGCGCTCGTGTGAAAGTGGTAAAAAACAAAGTGGCACCTCCTTTCCGTCAGGCAGAGTTCGACATCCTTTACGGAAAAGGTATTTCCAAAGTGGGTGAAATCATCGACCTCGGAGTAGATCATGAAATCGTGAAAAAATCCGGAAGTTGGTTTAGCTATGGCGACACCAAATTAGGACAAGGTCGCGATGCTGTTCGTCAATTATTGGAAGACAATCCTGAGTTGGCAGATGAAATTGAAAACAAAATCAAAGAGAGCCTGGCCGCTAAATAA
- a CDS encoding tetratricopeptide repeat protein, whose translation MRFSRSILLLASLSLLACNNENPSPNNNPGTPADSSQASTSSPKPKSSLDSLDAIIAAEPNNLEALSERGFEKLQRNDQQGAWLDFQRAFNVDSTYPPLLLHLGELNMLRNQSREARNRWTQCANVDPENIDCRLNLVKLHASIQNFEPALKYANELIEIDEYFAPAYLYKGIIARDSRHDTDLALQFFQKATDLDQENVEALDLLGVTLASRGDTLAQYYYKRILAIEPNNAKIYYKLGVHYMNIDELNRAIEAYTKATQLNPNDADSFYNLGYIFTVKVKDYHEALDYYSKSIQANPNQNYKAHYGKGYAYEMLGDVINAKKEYLKTLELLPVHQPAKEGLQRIRN comes from the coding sequence ATGAGATTTTCGAGAAGCATTCTCCTTCTGGCCAGCCTTAGTTTGCTTGCCTGCAACAATGAGAACCCTAGCCCTAATAACAATCCTGGCACCCCTGCCGACAGTAGCCAGGCTTCGACCTCAAGCCCAAAGCCAAAATCAAGCTTAGATAGCCTGGATGCTATAATTGCCGCTGAACCCAATAATCTGGAAGCACTATCAGAAAGGGGCTTTGAAAAATTACAGCGCAATGATCAGCAAGGCGCTTGGCTCGACTTCCAAAGAGCATTTAATGTAGACTCTACCTATCCGCCCTTATTACTTCATTTGGGCGAATTAAATATGCTTCGCAATCAAAGTAGAGAGGCCCGGAACCGATGGACCCAATGTGCAAACGTGGACCCGGAGAATATTGATTGCCGCTTAAATCTGGTTAAGCTGCATGCCAGTATCCAAAACTTTGAACCTGCCCTGAAATACGCTAATGAGCTTATTGAGATTGACGAATATTTCGCTCCTGCCTATCTCTACAAAGGCATTATTGCGCGCGACTCTCGCCATGACACAGACCTGGCCCTGCAGTTTTTCCAAAAAGCCACTGATTTAGATCAAGAAAATGTTGAAGCTCTCGATCTTCTAGGCGTAACCCTAGCATCCAGAGGGGATACCCTGGCACAGTACTACTACAAGCGCATTCTTGCCATTGAACCTAACAATGCAAAGATCTATTACAAATTAGGTGTTCATTACATGAATATCGATGAGCTTAATCGCGCTATTGAAGCTTATACCAAAGCCACCCAATTGAACCCTAATGACGCCGATAGCTTCTACAACCTTGGCTATATCTTTACGGTAAAGGTGAAAGATTACCACGAAGCTCTGGATTATTACAGCAAAAGCATCCAGGCCAATCCTAATCAAAATTACAAGGCCCATTATGGCAAAGGCTACGCCTATGAAATGTTGGGTGATGTAATTAATGCTAAGAAAGAATACCTCAAAACCCTGGAATTACTCCCTGTTCATCAACCTGCCAAGGAAGGCCTCCAAAGGATTAGAAACTAA
- a CDS encoding glycerophosphodiester phosphodiesterase family protein yields the protein MKCGIGLVKQPVRGNKLFIILLCGLLAACKTGTREPEAFDWQGHRGARGEAPENTIPAMLRALQEGVKTLEMDVVLSKDSVVLLSHEPWFNSDICLDANGQEWSDFADRNLFHYTYAEIAACDCGSKVYDRFPAQEHLKAVKPRLLDVILEAEEAALMVNREEPFYNIEIKSKPEWDGVHYPSLEFYCDRLMETLAKASLEDRLVIQSFDPRALRYMHEKYPQVSLAYLSEDGERSPAEQIKDLGFVPAIYSCEFSLLSEATVKQLQASGMRVVPWTVNEITDAERLKAWAVDGIITDYPARMISALGTH from the coding sequence ATGAAATGTGGGATTGGATTGGTGAAGCAACCCGTAAGGGGAAATAAACTTTTCATCATTTTACTTTGCGGGCTCTTGGCTGCCTGTAAAACGGGTACTCGCGAACCTGAAGCCTTTGATTGGCAAGGGCATCGCGGAGCACGGGGTGAAGCGCCAGAAAATACTATTCCCGCTATGCTTAGGGCTTTGCAAGAAGGAGTGAAAACTCTGGAAATGGATGTGGTCCTCAGTAAAGATTCGGTAGTCTTGCTTTCCCATGAACCTTGGTTTAATAGCGACATCTGCTTGGATGCCAATGGCCAGGAATGGTCCGATTTCGCCGATCGTAATTTATTCCATTATACTTATGCTGAAATCGCCGCCTGTGATTGTGGATCGAAGGTCTATGATCGTTTTCCGGCTCAGGAGCATCTTAAAGCGGTTAAGCCTCGATTATTAGATGTGATTCTGGAGGCGGAAGAAGCGGCTTTGATGGTAAACCGGGAAGAGCCTTTTTACAATATTGAGATTAAGTCGAAACCCGAATGGGATGGAGTGCATTATCCCAGCTTGGAGTTTTACTGCGATCGGCTAATGGAAACCTTGGCTAAAGCCAGTTTGGAAGATCGCTTAGTCATCCAAAGTTTTGATCCCCGGGCCTTGCGCTATATGCATGAAAAATACCCTCAAGTATCTTTGGCTTATCTGAGTGAAGACGGGGAACGCAGTCCGGCGGAGCAAATTAAGGATTTGGGTTTTGTGCCGGCTATTTACAGCTGTGAGTTCTCACTTTTAAGTGAAGCTACCGTGAAGCAATTGCAGGCCTCAGGGATGAGAGTGGTTCCGTGGACGGTCAATGAAATTACGGATGCGGAAAGATTAAAAGCTTGGGCTGTGGATGGGATTATAACGGATTACCCAGCCCGCATGATTAGCGCTTTAGGGACGCATTAA
- a CDS encoding SDR family oxidoreductase has translation MHTMTHKGMLREGALKDKVIVITGGGTGLGRAMGEYFLELGAKLAICGRRAEVLEKAAQEMMAEKGSEVITYSCDVRKYDEVEAFRDRVISHYGKVDVLLNNAAGNFISPTERLSPGAFDAVIDIVLKGTKNCTLAFGKKWIEKKEQNKVVLSITTTYAATGSAFVVPSAMAKAGVSAMTRSLAVEWARHGIRFNAIAPGPFPTEGAWSRLLPGDIPDMLKLENQVPLKRAGNLQELANLAAYLVSDFAGYMNGEIVTIDGGEWLLGAGELNFLEAVPDEMWDWIGEATRKGK, from the coding sequence ATGCATACCATGACCCACAAGGGAATGCTTCGCGAGGGAGCTTTAAAGGATAAAGTGATCGTAATTACCGGTGGAGGAACCGGATTAGGTCGGGCGATGGGAGAGTACTTTCTCGAGCTTGGCGCTAAATTGGCTATTTGCGGTCGACGAGCTGAAGTTCTCGAAAAGGCCGCTCAAGAAATGATGGCTGAGAAAGGCAGTGAGGTTATTACCTATTCCTGTGATGTGCGTAAATACGATGAGGTAGAAGCTTTCCGCGATAGGGTAATTAGCCATTACGGTAAAGTTGATGTTTTGCTTAATAATGCGGCTGGCAACTTCATTAGTCCTACGGAGCGCCTTTCGCCTGGAGCCTTTGATGCGGTAATCGATATTGTACTTAAAGGAACCAAGAATTGCACCTTGGCTTTCGGTAAAAAATGGATTGAGAAAAAAGAGCAGAATAAGGTGGTACTTAGTATTACCACTACCTATGCAGCAACGGGATCTGCCTTTGTAGTGCCTTCCGCCATGGCTAAAGCGGGCGTGTCTGCTATGACTCGTTCCTTGGCTGTAGAGTGGGCTCGTCATGGAATTCGATTTAATGCCATTGCCCCAGGGCCCTTCCCAACTGAAGGAGCCTGGAGTCGATTATTGCCGGGTGATATTCCGGATATGCTGAAATTGGAAAATCAGGTACCATTAAAGCGGGCTGGTAATCTTCAGGAATTGGCCAATTTGGCGGCCTATTTGGTAAGTGATTTTGCGGGCTATATGAATGGTGAGATTGTTACCATTGACGGTGGTGAATGGTTATTAGGTGCCGGAGAATTAAACTTTTTAGAAGCTGTTCCAGATGAAATGTGGGATTGGATTGGTGAAGCAACCCGTAAGGGGAAATAA
- a CDS encoding S9 family peptidase, with translation MSKGPTPPKAPKKKEILEIHSDIREDNYYWLRERENPETLDYLNAENDYRSEVMAPLQALEEKLFLELKGRIKEDDSSVPYFKNGYWIYVRYDQGKDHPIYCRRKGSMDAEEEIMLDVNIEASGKDYFQVGGMSLSPDRNWLAYGYDDQSRRIYKIRFRNLESGEELNYELPQCTGSASWSSDGKFVFYTRKDETLRPNQIYRHQFGSSPETDQLVYEEEDSSFICSVYRSKSERFLMIGCHSTVSNEYHYLEANQPEGEFALIQPRERDLEYSVAHFGEHWYIRTNYQNALNFKLMRSALDQGLKENWEDIIPHREEVYLEGLEIFEKYLVLEERSQGLNRLRVMSWDGEQDHYIQFDSETYTAGIGTNPSFESNLLRYGYSSLIQPNSVMEYNMDTGEQKTLKQQEVLGDFDASVYREERRWYQAEDGEKIPVSIVWRPDRQKEGSNPLLLYGYGSYGITVEPGFSSNRLSLVDRGFTFVIAHIRGGQYMGRPWYEEGKMLKKKNSFQDFISVAEGLIAEGRTQPEQLFAMGGSAGGLLMGTVINWRPELFKAVIAAVPFVDVVSTMLDESIPLTTGEFDEWGNPKNEEYYHYIKSYSPYDNVKEQAYPNLLITTGLHDSQVQYWEPAKWCAKLRDYHQGENHILMYCNMSTGHGGASGRFEALKETAMEFSFLLWQAGIEK, from the coding sequence ATGTCAAAAGGCCCTACTCCTCCGAAAGCTCCTAAAAAGAAGGAAATTTTAGAGATTCACTCCGATATCCGAGAAGATAATTATTACTGGCTTAGGGAACGTGAAAACCCTGAAACCCTGGATTATTTAAATGCAGAAAACGACTATCGCTCAGAAGTAATGGCTCCTTTGCAAGCTTTGGAGGAAAAGCTCTTTTTAGAATTAAAAGGTCGAATTAAAGAAGACGACAGCTCCGTTCCCTATTTCAAAAATGGTTATTGGATTTATGTACGCTATGACCAAGGGAAAGACCACCCCATTTATTGTCGCCGCAAAGGAAGCATGGATGCGGAGGAAGAAATTATGCTGGATGTAAATATTGAAGCCAGTGGTAAAGATTATTTCCAGGTGGGTGGCATGAGTTTAAGTCCCGATCGAAATTGGTTGGCTTATGGTTATGATGATCAAAGTCGACGTATTTATAAAATCCGCTTCCGCAATTTAGAAAGCGGCGAGGAGCTTAATTATGAGCTCCCTCAATGTACAGGCTCTGCCTCCTGGAGCAGTGATGGTAAATTCGTTTTCTACACTCGCAAAGATGAAACCCTGCGTCCTAACCAAATCTACCGACATCAATTTGGCAGCTCCCCCGAGACGGACCAATTGGTATATGAAGAAGAAGACAGCAGCTTTATTTGCTCTGTATACCGCAGTAAGAGCGAACGCTTTTTAATGATCGGTTGCCATAGCACCGTTTCCAATGAATATCACTATTTAGAAGCCAATCAGCCGGAAGGCGAATTTGCCTTAATCCAGCCTCGGGAGCGCGATCTGGAATACTCAGTGGCTCATTTTGGCGAGCATTGGTACATCCGCACCAATTATCAGAATGCCCTCAACTTTAAACTGATGCGCAGTGCACTTGATCAGGGCTTAAAGGAAAATTGGGAGGATATTATCCCTCATCGCGAAGAGGTTTACCTCGAAGGCTTGGAGATTTTTGAAAAATACCTGGTTTTAGAAGAACGCTCTCAAGGTCTGAACCGCTTACGCGTGATGTCTTGGGATGGCGAGCAAGATCATTATATTCAATTCGATAGCGAAACCTATACCGCTGGAATTGGTACCAACCCCAGCTTTGAAAGCAATTTACTTCGCTATGGCTATTCCAGTTTGATCCAACCGAATTCGGTAATGGAGTACAATATGGATACCGGCGAACAAAAAACTCTTAAGCAACAAGAGGTACTGGGAGACTTCGACGCTTCGGTTTACCGCGAAGAAAGACGCTGGTACCAGGCTGAGGATGGCGAGAAAATTCCCGTTTCCATAGTATGGCGCCCGGATCGCCAAAAGGAAGGGAGTAACCCGCTATTACTTTATGGCTATGGTTCTTATGGGATTACGGTAGAACCTGGCTTTTCGAGCAATCGCCTGAGTCTTGTAGACCGTGGATTCACCTTTGTAATTGCTCATATTAGAGGTGGCCAATACATGGGTCGACCCTGGTATGAAGAGGGAAAAATGCTGAAGAAGAAAAACAGCTTCCAGGACTTCATTTCGGTAGCTGAAGGGCTTATCGCCGAAGGTCGCACCCAGCCGGAGCAACTCTTCGCCATGGGAGGCAGTGCCGGCGGACTCTTAATGGGCACCGTAATTAACTGGCGTCCAGAACTCTTTAAAGCCGTTATTGCCGCCGTTCCATTTGTTGATGTGGTAAGCACCATGTTGGATGAAAGCATCCCCCTCACCACCGGTGAGTTTGACGAATGGGGTAATCCAAAAAATGAGGAATATTACCATTATATCAAGTCCTACTCCCCCTACGATAATGTGAAGGAACAGGCATATCCCAATTTACTCATCACCACTGGCCTGCATGATTCGCAGGTGCAATACTGGGAGCCAGCCAAATGGTGTGCTAAATTGCGGGATTACCATCAAGGTGAAAATCATATTTTGATGTACTGCAATATGAGCACCGGTCATGGTGGTGCCAGCGGTCGCTTTGAAGCCCTGAAAGAAACGGCAATGGAATTTAGCTTCTTACTTTGGCAGGCGGGAATCGAAAAATAA
- a CDS encoding glycosyltransferase family 39 protein — translation MAAFLRFWHLGDFDFSHDELSALYRTQFDSFSELIEKAVRIDGHPALVQVFLYYWAPLVDYSEFWIKLPSVLLGLGTITFIYLAGRRLQTGIWAAFPVLILSFSEFFLYYQTVARPYAWGGFFVAWAGYAYISYFFYMPKAKYLIAFGLAATLAAYSHYLALLSVLLMGITALIRTRKKPWPWLLTGLGVLVLFAPHLGIFQDQLAMGGVGQWLGKPDYDWLLNFFSYQLNYLPLWGPFLMLALAWLAFKSPFPDAWIWFLACFGIAFLYSHLRNPVLQFSSLIFLSPFIFFIPLKQTKLQKGIPLLYLVLAILLSFPLFKTRRYYQEAHLSPPKEAGRYLASIQRNDLPVFYHWSAEKWEFYRQISKGIPKGTAIDQLNLEDLPNDFVLIMDHASPGFWPLALIDAGYEMKERANHFGFSLHHYQRTGNNTESQKLGISLLKKQAIKAQAKPYLFIDSLSSYTLLADEAQSQVVAHIDNFQGPKNAHLVFHIMDGDQSIQWIAHPLKQGSNYISSPIGEYGVNNFNWKVLIDQGSDTATCSGSIDVRLWTGNPIVYGLVQDIK, via the coding sequence ATGGCAGCATTCCTGCGCTTTTGGCATCTGGGCGATTTTGATTTTTCACATGATGAGTTAAGCGCTTTATATCGCACCCAATTTGATAGCTTTTCGGAGCTGATTGAAAAAGCCGTCCGGATAGATGGGCATCCCGCCTTAGTACAGGTATTCCTCTACTATTGGGCACCCCTGGTAGATTATTCGGAATTTTGGATAAAGCTACCTTCGGTTCTATTAGGATTAGGGACAATTACCTTCATCTATTTAGCTGGGCGGCGACTCCAAACCGGAATATGGGCTGCCTTCCCAGTGCTGATCCTTTCTTTCTCGGAGTTTTTCCTCTATTACCAAACGGTAGCAAGACCCTATGCTTGGGGAGGCTTTTTTGTGGCTTGGGCCGGATACGCCTATATCAGCTATTTCTTTTACATGCCCAAGGCTAAGTACCTAATCGCTTTTGGCCTTGCAGCAACTTTAGCCGCTTACAGTCATTACCTGGCCTTACTTTCCGTTTTATTAATGGGTATTACGGCCCTAATCCGAACTCGTAAAAAACCATGGCCCTGGTTACTTACGGGTTTAGGAGTTTTAGTGCTCTTCGCTCCGCATTTGGGAATTTTCCAAGATCAATTAGCGATGGGTGGTGTGGGGCAATGGTTAGGAAAACCAGACTATGATTGGCTGCTCAATTTCTTTTCCTATCAGTTAAACTACCTGCCTTTATGGGGACCATTTTTAATGCTTGCCCTAGCCTGGCTTGCATTTAAAAGCCCCTTTCCAGATGCTTGGATTTGGTTTCTAGCTTGCTTTGGCATTGCTTTCCTGTACTCCCATCTTCGCAATCCAGTGCTGCAATTTTCAAGTTTAATTTTCCTAAGTCCTTTCATATTCTTCATCCCCTTAAAGCAGACAAAGCTGCAAAAGGGAATTCCCCTGCTTTACTTGGTGCTGGCCATCTTACTTAGTTTTCCCCTGTTTAAAACACGACGCTATTATCAAGAAGCCCATCTGAGTCCACCCAAAGAAGCCGGTCGATATCTTGCTAGCATCCAAAGAAATGACCTCCCGGTATTCTATCATTGGAGTGCCGAAAAATGGGAATTTTATCGTCAGATCAGTAAGGGAATCCCCAAAGGCACAGCCATCGATCAATTGAATTTGGAGGATCTACCCAATGACTTTGTACTAATTATGGATCATGCCAGCCCGGGTTTTTGGCCCTTAGCGCTTATCGACGCGGGCTATGAAATGAAGGAGAGAGCCAACCACTTCGGCTTTAGCCTGCATCATTATCAGCGTACAGGAAATAATACCGAAAGCCAGAAATTAGGCATCAGCTTATTGAAAAAACAAGCAATTAAAGCGCAGGCCAAACCCTACCTTTTTATCGATAGCCTAAGCTCTTATACCCTCTTAGCCGATGAAGCTCAAAGCCAGGTGGTGGCGCATATCGATAATTTCCAAGGGCCAAAAAATGCTCATCTGGTATTCCATATTATGGACGGCGATCAGTCCATCCAATGGATTGCCCATCCTTTAAAGCAAGGAAGTAATTATATCAGCAGTCCGATCGGGGAATACGGTGTCAATAACTTCAACTGGAAGGTATTAATCGACCAAGGGTCTGATACGGCCACTTGCTCTGGTTCTATTGATGTGCGATTATGGACCGGCAACCCAATCGTATATGGATTGGTGCAGGATATTAAATGA
- the arsC gene encoding arsenate reductase (glutaredoxin) (This arsenate reductase requires both glutathione and glutaredoxin to convert arsenate to arsenite, after which the efflux transporter formed by ArsA and ArsB can extrude the arsenite from the cell, providing resistance.), with translation MRYFHNPRCTKSREGLAYLEEKGLKPEVILYQKEPLSPNDLEEIIDKLDIEAIELVRTKEAVWKEEFADKELDENELILAMIEYPQLMERPILINGDKAAIGRPKENFDSII, from the coding sequence ATGCGATATTTCCATAATCCCCGTTGTACTAAAAGCCGTGAGGGCTTAGCTTATTTAGAAGAAAAAGGCTTAAAGCCTGAAGTAATCCTCTACCAAAAGGAGCCTTTAAGTCCTAATGATTTGGAAGAGATTATCGATAAACTGGACATTGAAGCCATTGAGCTTGTTCGCACTAAGGAAGCGGTTTGGAAAGAAGAGTTTGCCGACAAGGAATTGGATGAGAATGAGCTGATCCTGGCCATGATTGAGTACCCTCAGCTAATGGAGCGCCCCATCTTAATTAATGGTGATAAAGCTGCCATTGGCCGCCCCAAAGAAAATTTCGATTCTATCATTTAA